From Methanorbis rubei, one genomic window encodes:
- a CDS encoding tripartite tricarboxylate transporter permease, which translates to MLSRQDSDMLGVIAGCLVGVFLGTVSGLVPGIHSNTIAGFLAGVSGPLLILFGVEGLAAAIVATMVTHTFLDAVPSTFLGVPDPDTVLAVLPAHRLCLAGHGEEAIRTSAIGSASGFILCLPLFILFMILLPPLQEYIDWGIGLVILLAAGLLIVYSRSPGWSLAVFAVSGVLGVFSLGYAHFSFGMFGIGEVLLPLLTGLFGVPVLLSSMKSSLPLPTQNFSGLLIPRNDILANGLRGAVAGAVVGWLPGFSSGTANALLAVRRSSDFESMDARGYLVATSAANTANAVLGIAALYAIGRMRSGAMAALGAMDLPSLSLMILIAAVAATIAYLLTIFFSRFAPLVMRLNQPLLAKIVLVFLIVMSFAFCGPFGLFILLAATLIGVIPGLVNVPRIFCMGAIMLPVMLLTLDLIRL; encoded by the coding sequence ATGCTGTCCCGTCAAGATTCAGATATGCTTGGGGTGATAGCCGGCTGTCTCGTTGGAGTTTTTCTGGGAACTGTTTCAGGTCTTGTTCCGGGCATTCATTCAAACACCATTGCAGGGTTTCTCGCAGGAGTGTCAGGTCCGCTTCTGATCCTGTTTGGTGTCGAGGGACTTGCCGCGGCAATTGTTGCCACCATGGTGACGCATACATTTCTCGACGCAGTGCCGTCCACCTTTCTCGGCGTCCCTGATCCTGACACTGTTCTTGCTGTTCTTCCTGCTCACCGGTTGTGCCTTGCCGGTCATGGCGAGGAGGCGATTCGAACCTCAGCGATTGGGAGCGCATCAGGATTCATTCTCTGCCTTCCGTTGTTCATCTTGTTTATGATACTTCTTCCGCCGCTGCAGGAGTACATTGACTGGGGAATTGGTCTGGTAATTTTGCTCGCGGCTGGTCTTTTGATTGTGTATAGCAGATCGCCCGGCTGGTCTCTTGCGGTGTTTGCGGTCTCAGGAGTTCTTGGTGTGTTCTCGTTAGGCTATGCCCATTTTTCGTTCGGGATGTTTGGTATCGGTGAGGTTCTGCTGCCGCTCCTCACCGGACTCTTTGGTGTTCCGGTACTTTTGTCGTCGATGAAATCCTCGCTGCCTCTCCCAACTCAAAATTTTTCCGGACTCCTGATCCCAAGAAATGATATACTCGCCAACGGTTTGCGAGGCGCTGTTGCAGGCGCTGTGGTCGGGTGGCTTCCGGGATTTTCCAGCGGTACGGCAAATGCTCTGCTCGCGGTCAGGCGCAGTAGTGATTTTGAATCTATGGACGCCCGGGGTTATCTGGTTGCGACAAGTGCGGCCAATACAGCGAACGCTGTTCTTGGTATTGCGGCACTGTATGCTATCGGACGCATGCGAAGCGGCGCCATGGCTGCTTTGGGTGCGATGGATCTTCCATCTCTTTCGCTGATGATCCTTATCGCTGCTGTTGCCGCCACTATCGCTTATCTTCTTACAATCTTTTTCTCACGTTTCGCACCGCTCGTGATGCGGTTGAACCAGCCGCTGCTTGCAAAAATAGTTCTGGTGTTTTTGATTGTGATGTCGTTTGCGTTCTGCGGACCATTCGGTCTGTTCATTTTACTGGCCGCTACGCTAATCGGAGTGATTCCGGGTCTCGTGAATGTTCCCAGAATCTTCTGCATGGGAGCCATTATGCTGCCGGTAATGCTGCTGACGCTGGATCTGATTCGGCTGTGA
- a CDS encoding tyrosine-type recombinase/integrase has protein sequence MTPTTCNISEIDQTIEIEMESPIIYADSATPVSDFLKLYDNKKTMDNYRLAIAAYLNCVYPDLPSKRAEDIDPYASAYLTDLKHGRNYHHDLKIAVNRFSKCYAPMTANLNIKATCVWLEDGGFPLSRRERQRLFVSLPPSRPATKELEIKRKIFREMYMELPEHIGALLLTLAGSGMRLGEGLKLLKTDLDENQQRTAVNIRAENTKTKTARTTYLTLEASEALRDYIAVRRDEDPRVFPFSAATAQYHFRKTADELGYGNRDPATNARQLHWHMTRKWFISRFGLAANKDVGEMLAGHEGYLSTSYQRYTKKQVLKQFKKAEKEISILR, from the coding sequence ATGACACCAACCACATGTAACATTAGTGAAATCGATCAGACCATCGAGATTGAAATGGAATCGCCGATAATTTATGCAGACTCAGCAACACCAGTCAGTGATTTTTTGAAACTGTATGATAACAAAAAAACCATGGATAATTATCGCCTTGCGATCGCAGCTTATCTGAACTGCGTGTATCCGGACCTTCCATCCAAAAGAGCCGAAGACATCGATCCTTACGCATCAGCATATCTTACTGATCTCAAACACGGAAGAAATTATCACCATGATCTCAAAATTGCGGTAAATCGTTTTTCGAAATGTTATGCGCCCATGACCGCGAACCTCAACATCAAAGCGACATGTGTATGGCTTGAAGACGGAGGGTTTCCTCTGAGCAGACGAGAACGCCAGCGGCTGTTTGTCAGTCTTCCCCCTTCACGACCGGCAACAAAAGAGCTGGAGATCAAACGAAAAATATTCCGAGAGATGTATATGGAGCTGCCCGAACATATTGGAGCCCTTCTTCTGACTCTGGCAGGATCCGGCATGCGGCTTGGAGAAGGACTGAAACTTCTCAAAACTGATCTCGACGAGAATCAACAGCGAACAGCCGTTAACATTCGGGCAGAGAACACCAAAACCAAAACCGCACGGACAACCTACCTCACGCTTGAGGCATCCGAAGCTCTCAGGGACTATATTGCCGTACGCCGTGACGAAGATCCAAGAGTGTTTCCTTTCTCTGCGGCAACAGCTCAGTATCATTTCAGAAAAACTGCCGATGAGCTCGGTTACGGAAACCGTGATCCGGCAACCAATGCCCGCCAGCTTCACTGGCACATGACCCGCAAATGGTTCATCTCACGGTTCGGTCTTGCGGCGAACAAGGACGTTGGTGAAATGCTCGCAGGACATGAAGGGTACTTGTCCACATCCTATCAGCGGTACACCAAAAAACAGGTACTCAAACAGTTCAAAAAAGCAGAGAAGGAGATCAGTATTCTCAGATAA
- a CDS encoding AMP phosphorylase has product MILSSSTVDIASVFALLHADDARQIGVREGDRVTIINNAKGTSVRAAVALTENVTTPGTVIITAGANEKLQTEKGDQVEIRVASRPASIEFIRKKMDGGKLTREETAQIVQDMTENVLSPSEITAYITAAYINNLDMDEVEYLTREMVASGDRLTFNTRPIVDKHSIGGVPGNKITLLVVPVVAAAGLLIPKTSSRAITGAGGTADLMEALAPVTFTIQEIQQMTLKAGGVIVWGGATNIAPADDLIITYEYPLKIDARGQMLASIMAKKMAVGSDTCVIDIPIGPGTKVPNENEGRLLANDLIELGRRLGVRVECAITYGGAPVGRNIGVNLEVAEALKILEGMQGPTSLMQKSAALAGMALEMTGKTAYGYGTEAAMDLIKNGKALQKMQEIIEIQGGDPKVKSSDLALGSNVFDVPAPNDGYVIAVKNRELINVARTAGSPADHGAGLHLHKKPGESVKKGEPILTIYADRGWRLQRAIEEARVSMPVVVEGMLLDRVPPIRRVA; this is encoded by the coding sequence ATGATACTCAGCAGTTCTACGGTTGATATTGCCAGCGTATTTGCTCTTCTCCACGCAGACGATGCCCGGCAGATAGGAGTCCGGGAAGGAGACCGCGTGACTATAATCAATAATGCGAAAGGAACCTCTGTACGTGCGGCGGTTGCTCTCACAGAAAACGTCACAACTCCCGGCACTGTTATTATTACTGCCGGGGCAAACGAAAAACTCCAGACCGAAAAAGGGGATCAGGTCGAGATTCGTGTTGCGTCCCGCCCTGCATCGATCGAGTTCATTCGTAAAAAAATGGACGGCGGCAAACTCACCCGCGAGGAGACAGCACAGATTGTGCAGGATATGACAGAGAACGTTCTTTCGCCTTCAGAGATCACCGCTTATATTACTGCGGCATACATCAACAATCTTGACATGGATGAGGTAGAGTATCTCACCCGCGAGATGGTCGCGTCCGGCGATCGGCTCACCTTCAACACCCGCCCGATTGTGGACAAGCACTCGATTGGCGGAGTGCCGGGAAATAAAATTACTCTTCTTGTGGTCCCGGTCGTTGCGGCTGCGGGACTTTTAATTCCAAAAACCAGTTCACGTGCTATTACCGGAGCCGGAGGGACTGCGGATCTGATGGAGGCACTGGCCCCTGTTACGTTTACAATTCAGGAGATTCAGCAGATGACGCTGAAGGCAGGCGGTGTGATCGTCTGGGGAGGTGCGACAAATATTGCGCCGGCAGATGATCTGATCATCACCTACGAGTATCCGTTGAAGATCGATGCCCGCGGTCAGATGCTGGCAAGTATTATGGCCAAGAAGATGGCTGTGGGATCTGATACCTGCGTGATTGATATTCCGATCGGTCCCGGGACAAAAGTTCCGAATGAGAATGAAGGGCGCCTGCTTGCAAATGATCTGATCGAGCTCGGGAGACGTCTGGGAGTTCGTGTAGAGTGTGCGATTACCTATGGAGGAGCACCGGTCGGAAGAAACATCGGAGTGAATCTTGAGGTGGCAGAGGCTCTCAAAATTCTTGAAGGGATGCAGGGACCAACCTCTCTGATGCAAAAGAGTGCGGCCCTTGCAGGCATGGCTCTTGAGATGACCGGAAAGACAGCCTACGGATATGGTACTGAGGCTGCGATGGATCTTATCAAGAACGGCAAGGCGCTGCAGAAGATGCAGGAGATTATTGAGATACAGGGCGGGGATCCGAAAGTCAAATCTTCTGATCTTGCTCTGGGCTCGAATGTGTTTGATGTTCCGGCACCAAATGACGGATATGTTATTGCGGTGAAAAATCGCGAACTTATCAATGTTGCGCGAACGGCAGGATCCCCTGCGGATCATGGAGCAGGACTGCATCTGCACAAAAAACCCGGAGAGTCGGTGAAGAAGGGAGAGCCGATCCTGACTATTTATGCGGACCGCGGGTGGAGGCTTCAGCGGGCGATTGAAGAGGCAAGAGTGAGCATGCCGGTCGTGGTTGAAGGTATGCTGCTTGATCGGGTTCCGCCGATACGGCGTGTTGCCTGA
- a CDS encoding carboxypeptidase regulatory-like domain-containing protein has protein sequence MFIKHLVVIFLLAALLFSGAAAAEATSLTLNVYDNSASHDPVKDAKVVITKGGLDQTLYTDVNGKAKFAAVEYQSTYTVSISKDGYDTQKFSLTINVMDKDYTVYLQKSNLIQVKVLNPDKSTPVVGAKISVDGLTMGTTNSAGVLHVSMEKGAYHNVQVTADSYETYSSSQYIDSDQTSLTITLSKSYLSPRVLVYDTDKRPIPAASVIIDEKTTVYTDEYGRASLSKLTAGTYDLKVTKTNYVPYTKKVTFSEDSSDEIVELTYESVPVTVLVVDGTTPVAGALVSLDNLVTGVTDATGKFTKSMSPGQTVLFAASKDGYTGHSVSYQITTTGDNTITLPLTPNFPTPIVIGGIVAVIVIVILVFLFTRTRRPRRNNDFGRRGFL, from the coding sequence ATGTTCATAAAACATCTCGTTGTAATCTTCTTGCTTGCGGCCCTGCTTTTCTCTGGTGCAGCAGCGGCGGAAGCAACAAGTCTCACACTAAATGTTTATGATAACAGTGCGTCTCACGACCCGGTCAAGGACGCAAAAGTTGTCATAACCAAAGGAGGTCTTGATCAGACTCTTTACACTGACGTGAACGGTAAAGCGAAGTTTGCCGCAGTAGAGTATCAGTCCACCTACACGGTATCGATAAGCAAAGACGGCTATGACACGCAGAAGTTTTCTCTTACCATCAATGTGATGGACAAAGACTACACCGTCTATCTGCAGAAATCCAATCTGATTCAGGTAAAAGTTCTCAATCCTGACAAATCAACTCCGGTTGTCGGTGCCAAAATTTCAGTCGACGGCCTTACTATGGGTACAACCAACAGTGCAGGTGTTCTGCATGTATCCATGGAAAAAGGAGCGTATCACAATGTCCAGGTAACTGCCGACTCTTATGAGACCTACTCTTCGTCTCAGTACATTGACTCGGATCAGACGTCCCTTACGATCACGCTCTCGAAGTCCTACCTTTCTCCGCGTGTCCTTGTCTATGACACCGATAAAAGGCCGATTCCTGCTGCGTCAGTAATTATCGATGAGAAGACTACGGTCTATACTGATGAGTACGGCAGAGCATCACTCTCCAAACTTACTGCAGGAACCTATGATCTCAAAGTAACCAAGACCAACTATGTCCCGTACACCAAGAAGGTTACCTTCTCTGAAGATTCATCGGATGAAATTGTGGAGCTCACCTACGAATCCGTTCCGGTTACGGTTCTGGTAGTTGACGGCACAACACCGGTTGCCGGAGCTCTTGTTTCTCTGGACAATCTGGTAACCGGCGTTACGGATGCAACAGGAAAGTTCACAAAATCCATGTCTCCGGGACAGACCGTTCTCTTTGCAGCATCCAAGGACGGTTACACAGGACACAGTGTCTCTTACCAGATCACAACCACAGGCGACAACACTATCACGCTGCCGCTTACCCCCAACTTCCCGACGCCAATCGTTATCGGTGGTATCGTTGCAGTCATCGTCATTGTAATTCTTGTCTTCCTCTTCACGAGAACACGGAGGCCGAGAAGAAATAATGACTTCGGCCGCAGAGGATTCCTCTAA
- a CDS encoding RNA-guided pseudouridylation complex pseudouridine synthase subunit Cbf5 has product MSYTGVLLVDKPRGPSSHQVAAWVGDMLKSEVGHSGTLDPMVSGVLVVMLGKAVRLAPLLLLHEKEYVACLRLHADIPREHVEAAVKEFTGRVYQRPPRRSAVKRALRIRVIHRIELLDMQDRLVLIRVRCEAGTYIRSLCVHIGRILGCGSQMIELRRTKSGGFSVENTHTLHEVRDAVENGDEEKILSMILPPEEAIADIPKLIVRPSAADAVSHGAVLAGVGVIRCDKFVRGQSVAVVTEEGRLVALAQGLRDSEKFVCGEPGLIARSTRVFLSPTRSNKQY; this is encoded by the coding sequence ATGAGTTACACCGGCGTGCTGTTAGTGGACAAGCCGCGGGGACCAAGCAGTCATCAGGTTGCCGCATGGGTTGGTGATATGCTGAAGAGCGAGGTCGGGCACTCAGGAACTCTTGACCCCATGGTCTCAGGAGTTCTTGTCGTGATGCTCGGCAAAGCAGTGCGGCTCGCACCGCTTCTGCTTCTGCATGAAAAAGAGTACGTGGCATGTCTTCGTCTGCATGCAGACATCCCCCGCGAACATGTGGAAGCCGCAGTCAAAGAGTTCACCGGTCGCGTCTACCAGCGCCCGCCGAGACGCTCGGCAGTGAAGAGAGCGCTGCGCATCCGCGTGATTCACCGCATTGAGCTTCTTGACATGCAGGACCGACTGGTGCTGATACGTGTCCGCTGCGAAGCGGGAACTTATATTAGATCACTCTGCGTTCACATCGGCAGAATACTTGGATGCGGATCACAGATGATCGAACTGCGGCGGACAAAGTCAGGGGGATTTTCTGTTGAGAACACCCACACCCTTCACGAAGTTCGTGACGCGGTCGAGAACGGGGACGAGGAAAAAATTCTCTCCATGATTCTTCCACCAGAAGAAGCAATCGCAGACATTCCAAAACTGATCGTCCGGCCAAGTGCTGCTGACGCAGTTTCTCACGGGGCAGTGCTTGCAGGAGTCGGGGTAATCCGGTGCGACAAATTTGTGCGTGGACAGAGTGTGGCCGTGGTCACCGAGGAGGGAAGACTCGTTGCCCTTGCACAGGGACTGCGTGACTCAGAAAAGTTTGTCTGCGGAGAACCGGGTCTTATTGCCAGATCCACCCGGGTTTTTCTTTCGCCGACGCGATCAAACAAGCAATATTAA
- a CDS encoding uroporphyrinogen-III synthase: MLLAITRLAEKGSADAALCKKYGHECRIVSPLRAEIRSSTIQTFVLAAADGEFDAIFFTSALPAQKIAPLLNPTITKKSRVIAIGPQTAKVLHDAGLAAETLPTFYSRDFVPYLGEWINGKRIGIPRADVPNPGLINAIEDAGGMAFEYRCYGLEPTNELLNFDEVDAVLFTSANSYKMALLPSMQNILPIAIGDITADAMQAGGLEPKVVGDGSLEGTLNALNIYLESVQ; the protein is encoded by the coding sequence ATGTTACTTGCGATCACCCGTCTCGCCGAAAAAGGTTCGGCAGACGCTGCTCTCTGCAAAAAATACGGACATGAATGCAGAATTGTCTCGCCGCTTCGTGCGGAGATCAGGAGCAGTACAATTCAGACATTTGTGCTTGCAGCAGCTGATGGTGAGTTCGATGCAATATTTTTCACCAGTGCCCTGCCGGCGCAAAAAATCGCCCCGCTCTTAAACCCCACAATCACAAAAAAATCTCGGGTGATCGCTATCGGCCCGCAGACCGCAAAGGTTCTGCATGATGCAGGACTCGCCGCAGAAACTCTTCCGACATTTTACTCGAGGGACTTCGTGCCCTATCTTGGAGAGTGGATCAATGGAAAACGTATTGGTATTCCGCGTGCGGATGTGCCGAATCCTGGTCTTATCAATGCGATCGAAGATGCGGGCGGCATGGCATTTGAGTACAGATGTTATGGTCTTGAACCAACCAATGAACTGCTGAACTTCGACGAAGTCGACGCAGTTCTGTTTACCAGTGCAAACTCGTACAAGATGGCGCTGCTTCCCTCCATGCAAAACATTCTTCCAATAGCTATTGGTGATATCACCGCAGACGCCATGCAGGCTGGCGGCCTTGAGCCGAAGGTTGTCGGTGACGGATCTCTGGAAGGAACACTGAACGCTCTGAACATCTATCTGGAGAGCGTTCAATGA